The window GGTGAAATGGGAGTTTTACATCTCTTGGAATTCAACCTTGCAATTCTCCACTATTGAGAGTGGCTTCTTATATACTCTTATGCATTGTAGGCCTATTTTTAATCAAACTCAATTCCAGCTAAAGCTTACTTCGCAACCAACAGAAGGGACGTCCGAAGACAAGCTCGCGagatgggacttacttcgcaaccagctcaccaaccttcgatttgaagaagacaaatccattgcacaccttcactcgaggattaaggagttcatcaccagactttcgaatctcagagaaaaggtaagcaaccgagatttgcTATGGTACGCTCTAAATGTTTtccctagaaatacgaaatggccatcattagtagatgcctactatatctctaaggacttagaatttgttaccttagaagagttattttcaacatttgaagtccatgaatcgagatgtgtagATTTAAAGAAGGATCTAAAGCATAATATTGCCCTCAAGGCGAAGATGGATGAACAAGAGTTGGAATCTTCTTTCGAAAACGAGGAAACGACGATGAtggtaaatcaatttaaaaagttatttaaatctagaaaaactaaccatctgcaaggtagaaaaagaagaaaaatcaaatgctaccactgcaatgaagaagggcacgttaaagacaactgccctaaattaAAGAACAAGGGCAAAGGTAAGAACAAGAAGTCCgtccaaacaaacaaacacaaaaacctgaaggcgacgtgggataaAACGTTGTCCGAATCAGAGATTGAGGCTTTCTCCGGAGCGTTAATGGCAAGCTATCAAGACGACGaaaatgaagcaagctcgtctgaaatgagcatcgatgaaggggcagcgacatcggaagaaagtagcacttcagggggagctacagataatgagatcgataaggtaagtcaggtatgatctcttcctcctgataagtcgtttaagtttataaaatatttatcaaagaattgttgtaagctagaaaagaaaattaaagagttaaaattaattctagcaaaatcttgtccattagaagaatttgataaaataaaattgaaaaatgacaatttacaaaatgaaatagagaacttgaaaaatcatgcatgcttgaatgTTAGAACTCAAAATTATAATAGTCTAAGCTGGCATCTTAGAtttcataagggacaaattagaaaaattttaaagaaatatgcTCCTAAAAAATTCTCAATTAatcagttggctggaacctatattgggttccaaagttttgtctaacttgaactttaattagacttaccgctttcagcgagaaaattaaacatttgaatttctttaagagactttgtctaaaaagtggttgttgctcaaaTCACCAAGAAGGtgtagtgtctcgccacagcctagaagccaattaatgaaataaaatgtttaattgactaactgataaagtatttaattataattaaataatgttttaaatagttacacaatttttttaacttagatttttttaaaagggggcttaaagttttttttctttaccaaaattatttctacaaaattagtttttgcaaacttagtaaattattaacatttttttggtaatatcaaaaatatttttcacttagaatttttttttaaaattattataattttttttagtgctatcaaaattatttttcaaaattttcaaaaacttgataagtttttcaaaatgttgaaaatcagtttttttttttaactaaaaactttccttttataaaaaaatttaacccttagatttattttataccccattttttatgtgatcaaagggggagaaggaaagattAAGTTTACGGGAGGTAGTTTaaccttttttaaaatttttgcactttaattgcaaatttattacTCTAACTTTAtgatgtttaccctaacttaacttgggttgctcacatcaaaaagggagagattgttggtaccccaaggtaattttgatgtaatcaaataagttaagttaggtcctattgtgttttaccttatgtctaagtgtgcaggaacataggagcatagggagtcgagcaaaagatgtagctagcgagaaggacggcacaggagagagccgacgggctcagtgcgtttgagggatgaggtgctaagGAAAAGTAAGCGGGCGGACAAGGAGGCgtgcgacatttccgagggaggagaagtcagagcggaaggttgctcgagaaggccggaagttgggttcgggtgagccttattccagatggccgaaatcacccaagtgaccgGAAGAATCCGGACTGAAGCAAGAGGAGCCGAAGCTGGAAGcccggagagaaagtcaacatAATGTTGACTTTCCCCCTTTAGGGCGCCCGAAATGattcggggcgctcggaaccctttgaGAAACCCGAAACCCAAGTTTTAGCCATTTCGACGTGGTCTTTGATTGTTGCGTttgggataaatttttatcccactccaggagcttggaactcttccaggcaccccgaccaagggtataaatacagccttggtcccacAAGCTAAGaacaacaagcattcttgcaaAAACACTTATACATATCTtagtttttgtttagcttcttattttctgtgctttcactgctgtaaagaggtttctccgcctaaaggagaaactagtgctactctattccttggattaacaacctccccggttgtaaccaaataaacctCTGAGCCTCTGATTTtcagtttatttattatttaatgcaagtgttctttaattaagttatttgttcgagaaaggttttttatttttatttgtgcaggggctattcaacccccctcccctagctggccgccaagggtcctaacagaaAGTTTATATTAGAATTTTcctgatatgataagatatgatacgATTTGATTATCTATTAATTTATGGAAAAGAGATAATTACATATCTTGGTTTAGAATTATCTCATTTTTCTAGGCTACTTTATAAATAACTTAGTTAGGTAGAAAGTTGTGCCCACACACACATAATAATCCTATGTTAGAGTTTGAGAGAACACCAAAGAAGGCTTAGAGGTTTGAAGCGTAAATCCAGTGTAGAGAAGAATTGTTAAAACACGCTTCAAGGGTAATTTCTAATTCTTTGTGTGTTGTGATTAATTATTTGTGTTAAATAGGTACAACAATCACGATCCTGTGAAGCAGAGACTAATGGAATCGTAAGAACTAATTTTGTGATTTGATATTCTCGATCTTAGCTTTCACTTATATCATTATGATGAAGATTTGACCTCTTCAGCTTATGGGTTGGTGGTTTGGAGTTGGTCATTTGAATGCTTTGGGCGACAAGGGAGTTTTACATCTCTTGGAATTCAACCTTGCAATTCTCCACTATTGAGAGTGGCTTCTTATGTACTCCTATGTGCCCCAGGAATTATGGTGCAATGACAGGGTATCCAGGTTATCATCTAGGTACCTGCGGTTCGAGCCCCAGCTATGgtgaatttgtagaaatttttcatcCAAATGaggcacgcaactaaaggatgctgggctccTGGGCTGTCCgctgcgagcgcttcccgatttaccctggtggccagTGGAAAATTTTCGTGGGGTCGGACCGATCACCCCAGACTCGTCGTTACCcaatctatttaattttttttccccttATATACTCCTATGCATTGTAGGCCTATTTTCAATCAAACTCAATTCCAGCTAAAGCTTAGAAGGTGGTCAAGTAGACCATTAATGGTCTTTTCAAGGAAATCCATAAGTATGTCCAACATTTCTATGCATCGAGTTTTGCTATGGCATTGTTGGTGGCTTGATGACATCTTGTTGAAATGGCAACTTCCCCAATTGTTCTCTATCTGCAACAACAAGGGCATAACCACCAAGCCAAAAAAATTTGGATCTCCAACTATAAGCATGTCATTTTCCAAGACCATCCCTATCTCAGACCCGTAGGTGCTTCTTCATTAGGTAGGAGACATTCATATAGGAATGGATGCATCGGTTTGGAGTCAAAGGTGGAATGCTGATGGATCCATTTCAATGAATTCAACCTATAACATGCTTATCTTCATCGGTTGGGACTCGGTACTCCTTTTCACCTTTGAAAGTGATGGTACTCTTGAGTTGGCTGATACTGTTATAAAGTTTAAACATAAGGCATTGCAAATGAAAAGAGTGGTGTTTAATAAATTCAATTGAACTTCTTCATCTGTTTAACATCAGTTGTGGGTTGGCGGATTTTTTCTTCTGATTTTTAATCCTCTAGGTAGATTAATTTCCTCTAGATAtataacttaagtttattataaatttttgttTATGTGATCTCCTAGGTCTAGATTTATACTAACTATCTATTGTGATACACTATCATATTTCATTTTAATCACCCAAATTTTATGTGGCGTGCTTATGCTGGAAGAAGAGTCTACAAATATGGAAGCATGAGTACCAACCAAGAAGAGAGATACCTTTTGAGAGGGCCAGGCATTGCCCTCTTAGATGTATCTAGTGGAGGGCCTTATGAACCTTACACACTAGGAGTCTTTTGTCTCTCTCTTGGTCTATCAACTAGTACATTTTTTTTTTCGTTGTATCGGTCCAATTTTATCGGATGTCTCCATgttaatttttatcaattttatttaggTTGAGATACGTTTGTACTCTTTTTGAACGCTCTTCATAGTCCGTTCCAATattatataaaagaaaataaattatgagATCAACTTATAGCCGACTATCAAATAACAAGAGAGTAGgacgttctttttttttttttttttgtgtctcCGAGAGCCTGCATCATATTACCAAAGACTGACATATGATGGAATAGATTACACTATACTCCATATTATTTATTCATACTTCTTACAGAAAGAATCTAACGCACGAGAAACGCAGCCACACGAGACACCGCAAAATTACAAGATACAGAAGACAAAACGAGGAACACTCTCACATGAGAAGCTCAACACAAGTAGTTTAAAATCTAGACGCTCGACTGCAGGCCATAACATAGCGCTCTTAGTTTTTGGGCACCGTGAACTTCTCAAAGCGAGCTCCAATCTCATTGAGTTCTTTGAGCCCAATCAAACCGTTGAACTCCTCGAATGTGGTGAGCTTATGGAGTTGGCCTCGGCTTGACCCCTCGTCCCTGAGTGCTTTGAGGACGTCAATAAGTGCGCGAGCAGAGGCGTAGACGGCCGTGGTGGAGTGCACGATGAGGTGGAACCCCAGTTCCTTGAGCTCCTGAGGGGTGTGCAAGGGTGTGTATCCCCCTTCAAGCATGTTGGCAGCCCTGAAACCGTTGGTTTTCTTGCACACTTCTCTCATCTCGTCATCACTCCTTGGCGCCTCGACGAAGCAGGCATCGGCTCCGGCCTGCAAATTGCTACCCACTTAGTGATCATTGCATAGTTTTAGAACATTGGGTGTGAGCGAAGACGATAATCCGGTACCTCCATGTAGAGATTAGCGCGTGCAATTGCATCAGCAAGACCACCAGCGGTTGCACGGGCATCAGTGCGAGCAATGAGGAAAAAGTCAGAATCACCAATGGCTTCTCTCGCAGCTGCTATTTTGGCAGCGTGTTCCTCGGCGGGTATCACCTGAAGTAGTCAAATAATAGCCGCGTTCAGTGTATCTGATTGAGATTGGGAAGAGAGAGCAATACCAAAGTCAATTTACGATACCTGCTTGCCCTGCATATGACCTTGTGGATTGAGAGACAAAAAGGGGAGAACAATCATCAAAGAATTCTCTAAGAAAGAAAAgctaaaatatcaaaatttgtCAATTTGCGTACCACACTTCTTTGGCCATACTTGATCCTAAAAACAAtgtgaaaagaagaaaaaatttaGCTGTAATTGTTACACgacaagaagagaaggaagcaaacAATTGTTGCATCAGCCCAAAGATACCTCGAGGAATAAACCAGCAGCACCCGTGCCAATTATATCCCTCACAGTCCTCTGGACATTAAGAGCGTTGCCGCCTCCGGTATCTGGAATGTTGaaaataaattagaatttttttataaaaaatatgttTCTGCAAGATGCATATAAACTAGCTAATATGTAATAAAAGTTTATCATTCAATTCACAGCAATGCTCGGACAAAATTATAGCCAACGAGATCAAGCTTTCAATAGATCTGTAAATGAATATGAAATTGACTAGCAATAAAGGTAAGGTTTTTTCAATTATTAAAAGACCAGAGCATGTTTAGGTACCTACTGAGAACAAGACAAATAAAGATTATAAAGAAATTTAAGATAGCATCTGCGATGAAGACCAAATTAATCAACATATATACAAGATAACATGCCTCGTAATGGATGTCATGCAAACCCATTCTATTAAGAATATGACGTGGCTCCGACCAATTTTATTAGATAAAACATTATATCACAACTCTCCTGCATTTCCTATATTTTAAAGCAAATAGATGTGCCGTGCGCCAATGATCTTCTAATTCTAATCCTTCGCATCATTCAACAGCTATTGGGATATTCAACTATGTCATAAATATCTTTCAAGTATATAAAACTCCACATTTTTTAAGTAAAATTCAAGTTCAAAATTAAGATAAGGGATAAGTGGATCTGTTTCTAAATTAACCACTCCTGGAATTCTAAGACTAATGATGATTTAGATAAGAAATAGtatagttatttttaaaaaagaaaatacttaaggaataaataaaaataaatttttcttaattttgttCATCAATTGAAataaatgataaaatattataaagaatatgtaaagaataatttttaaaaaaaataaaagaattgcATGCATAAATAATTTATACAACTCATCTTACTTATGCAAACCTAGTTAACTCGTCATGTATAACTAGGTCAACCTAATGGGATAACCTACCTGCTTGACTTGATAGGTTAGTCTAGCCACCCCACCCGCAAGCTCTTGATGCGCATGTTTAGCCTATTCGGTTCATCAAACCTAGTCGGATGAATCACTTGATGACAATTGACTCTTTTAAACTGAACCTGATTGACTCATTTTGGATCATCTGATTCAATTGAACTATTCAGCCAATTTAATCAAATTAGTATACAATTGAACTATTGAATGTTTCATTTGAAAGATAGTATAAGTAAGGAATGATTATTCTTGGAATAGATGAAGGAATATCTATTCTTCATGAATTTAAAATAGAATAGGTAGCGCAACAATTTTACAACCTgatatgaaaataattatttaataaaaatttatatagaaTAGAATTATTAATTATTCCTACAGCCAATATAAGTGAAATAAAACTAGATAAAATTAGCAGTGGAAAGAAGCTGCAGGTGAATTGCCTATATACCTACCTGCTGGACCTCCTTAGTAGAAACTTGTAGTATTTAAATATAATAGAATTGTTATCATGGCCTACCGATCTAGGAAATTATGACCGTTTCAATTGATCCTTTAGTTGTAGTATCAGTTACACTTATGATATTTCAACAAAAAGGACAAAATTGGAACCAATCGACAAAATTAGCTACAGAAATTAAAGACAAATTGCTTGTATTTATCAAAGATGAAGTAAATCGTGGCCCTCACCGCACCCAAAAATAAAGATGAAGGTAATTGTGATTCGAAATAACCTATAGCATTTGTtacataattttgtaaataatctttgactagttacatttatgattttaaaatgttCCTAACTATTCCAATTGTTGAATTTAACTAGACTTTAAAAGTTCCTTTATCTGCCAGCATCAAGCATCAAAATTTGACTCACGCATCAAATAGTGCTGAAAATTTTATCTGTACGTAGTCAGCAGAACCGTCCAAATTGAgctaaaatttcaaatttatttcttcCAACTAGGGCGAAAGACCACAGATcggcaaaaataaaataaaataaaatggagAAATTTTGTCATAAgtagagaagagttaaaatcctCATTGGGACTTGGGAGAAAAAAGAAATCATTACCTGCATCAACGATAAATGCAACATTAGGAGCGGCAGCACAGATCGCTCGCGCTGCATCTGCCATCTCTGGTGGCCTAAAATCATATGAATTTCAAGTCAACAACGAatcaaagaaggaaaaaaatggtGGTGGAAGAAGAGTGGATTTGGGGGAAATGGGAGCGGAATGGGCGATGGATGCATACGTGAGGAGGCCGATGTCGGGCATGCCGAGGCGGGAGGCGGAGACGGCGTAGCCGGAGACGAATCCAGCCTTGAAGCCCAAGTGCTGGAGGACGGCGGCGGAGAGGGCGTCGTAGATGCCGGGCATCAGCACAATGCCCTCCTCCTCTATGAGGCGGTGCATGCGCGTCTTCCTGGGCCCGGCCCCGTCGGAGAGTGGCTTCACGGAGAGCGCCATTCGTTGCTCGTAGATCGAACGCCTCGGATTCGAAGCGGAAGGAGAGCAACAGAAGAAGAGAGAGGAGATTGATGAAGAACTCCGGCGAAGGCTGCCGGGATTTTATAGCGCGCGGACGCCTAGGTTACCTCCTCGATACGTTCACCGCGGGATACTCCACTGACGGACAAGATCAGATCGTcttgatctagatctaatcttgACCGTTAAACCCAGTGGATCCCACTTGGACTATCCGGTACACTGGCAGAGGGCACGATATGCAGATCTCTTCTTCCAGCCCATCATTAAAAAAATGCAAACGTATAAAAAACTTCAACGGCGAAGCACGTGACCACACTTGCGCCACGAATCAAACCACAAATCAACATAGGATCAAATCAAAGTAACTCACAAATCAAAATCAAAAGttcttaattcaaaattttattttatttataaaaatatcaattaattccATTAGtgggattcaatttcaaatttaagatttaaaatatcaaattaatcaattaaattgaagtaaattttattttatttttttatctcggAATATTTACCAGAGTTTTTTTTGTGCACTTTTCGATTTACCTAATGACCGATGAAAAATTTTCGTGAGATCGAATTAATCACTCAgtcaataaaattaattgagattatcatttttttttatcactgATCAATCATGAATTGTGAATTTTTATGGATATTTAACATTTTGTCAATCAATTTAGGTAAAATATTAATCAACTaatcatgaaaaaaaaatgaatattttagtttttatcaaattaattaattttttatctatTTAATTTGCTCACAAGTAGGTTGGCTTGATTCgaataattaaaaagaaattttatttatttaatttcgaTTTCATCGGTTGGATGAACAACCGATAGAATATTAGCGTCTCTTCGTGTGTTGAGTCGTGGCTGATCCAATGATTGCATCGTTCTGTAGCGTCAATAATTCACTCATTGGTAAGAGCGTTTTCAATTATTAGAATTCTAATTTTGTGATGATCctaatatattatataataaatttaattttgaaacatAGATTTGagtttttattactgttattaaattataaatctcaaatgttcaaaattttttatttaactttgtaaattttataaatctCGTAAATTTTAAATTGAAGATGTCCTGAGTTTCATCTCTTCGTAATTTGATTGAGGGCTGATCGAATGATTGCATACACTGTAGCGATAATAATTTTCCGTTACTAATTTATTATCTTCCAACAGTGTGGACAGTCGTCCGGAGCTGCCAGATCGACACATTTCACCACTACAGGAGGATTTGCAGAATGCGGCGTCAATAATTGCTATTGGCTACTATCACTGGTAAGTCGATAGAAATATTTCTCTGCGCCtgcctcaatttaaaaaaaaaaatagttgattAGTAAATGCGAGACATGTGACTAATTGGTGCATGAGGCGTGATGGCGTGGCCAGGCTGGAACCGCTGGTACAAGTTTAATATTAATATTGCGACGGTgagaatataataaaaaataattattattaattcacTTGGATAAATTAATTCGATTACTACATTCTTTATAAATTCGGATTTTCTATTCCGAAAAGTCCCGTGATCCTTTATCGATTAGACATGCTAGATtatatcttaaaaatattttattaatcatGAGTATACCATACACATATTAAGGATAATATAATCATCTCATCGATAAAGAGTTATAGAAACAGAGTTATTTTGAAAGAGAGGATCCGAACTAATTTCTTAGATTATATTAATATATGtttttttagttatatat is drawn from Zingiber officinale cultivar Zhangliang chromosome 1B, Zo_v1.1, whole genome shotgun sequence and contains these coding sequences:
- the LOC121967943 gene encoding carboxyvinyl-carboxyphosphonate phosphorylmutase, chloroplastic-like; amino-acid sequence: MALSVKPLSDGAGPRKTRMHRLIEEEGIVLMPGIYDALSAAVLQHLGFKAGFVSGYAVSASRLGMPDIGLLTPPEMADAARAICAAAPNVAFIVDADTGGGNALNVQRTVRDIIGTGAAGLFLEDQVWPKKCGHMQGKQVIPAEEHAAKIAAAREAIGDSDFFLIARTDARATAGGLADAIARANLYMEAGADACFVEAPRSDDEMREVCKKTNGFRAANMLEGGYTPLHTPQELKELGFHLIVHSTTAVYASARALIDVLKALRDEGSSRGQLHKLTTFEEFNGLIGLKELNEIGARFEKFTVPKN